Genomic window (Drosophila albomicans strain 15112-1751.03 chromosome X, ASM965048v2, whole genome shotgun sequence):
TTGGTTTCATTTGATAGTTCAAGATTCAATTAACTTACGATATTAGCGATAAGATAaactatctatctatctactATTCGTAAATGTAGCTAACATAATTATGTTAAGCATCTGTAGAAAATGATTTTGAACAGAGTTTGAACGAACAGAAACTATAACTTAAATTATGATTgcatagaaatttaattatgcacCAAGCAGCTACAGCGGCTAGGAAAAAACTatgctatatacatatgtatatataccaaaccaaatgctatatgtaaaattatttaattttaagaaactgaagaatttcaatttagaatTCCAAAACCTAATTAAGTGAAGACAGCAATCTAATTTTCCAATAAAATTCAAAGCTTGCTAGTGTTCACAAAATATCCTTTATTAGTTATCGTACTTAAACTCCTAAGGAAGCAAAAATTGAGCTTTGTtctcaaaatgtttaaagcaAGCTAAAGATCCATCTGATGCTAGAACCTGCAGCATCTTTTAAGAcatgatattttatttctgcGCTATTAACATTTGAACagtaatatttcaatttccaatAATTGTGCGcattaaaatagtaaattttacagaactgtatattttagttctTTTGTGTACACAAACATTACAATTTGGCGACGAAGATTATAAATAAGAGcgtgttttttaaaaatatgtccATTCTAAATTTCGGGTTTCTTGTGTTCTTTaagaaacacaacaaacagcatataaaatatacattttttcgGCATTTGAGATTCGTTTTagttaaaatgtaatttaaaaaaggttaaaaaatgttatgtttcaaaatatagaatatgaaaattaaattttgtgaatatattatatcatatgttgtgattattattaatattatttttcaatatgattaaaatataatttaccaACTCAGTTTCAGTATCAAACTTTGtcttaattttttgttcaatgtcattttatttagttatactCGTACTTTATTTAAAGGAAGATTGTTAGATAAAATGATGGAGATGACATTAGTattacaattgtttatatCAGTATACAAATACTGCACTGtcttgcttttattcacagtgggtaacgggtatctcacagtcgagcacactcgtctgtAGCTCTTTTGTGTTTCTTACATATTTCTAAGATGTTCActtgcatttgatttattttaattttagactAAATGATAGAGATGACATTCGAATTATAATTGATATTTCAGTAGTTGCTGCAAAGAATAAACAACTCATTTGTAGATATTGTAGAACGTTTTTACTATAGTATATTCAATTGGGGCTCTACTTCAGTGGAGTCAGTGCCAAGCCCTTGAATGGAATGAGAAATGACAACTTTGGCTGCCCAGCAGAATGCTAAGTGAGGAAACAAGTGGAGTGGGATTGAAGAAGGGCGGAAATGGAGTTCTTTGGGTGGCATCGCATATCGCAGTTTTGTGGTGGTGCTGGGCAAAGTTGTCAATACAAGTTGCGATAAGCCACTCAACGCCTTGTGGCACCGCCGCACAATCAATGCACCACTGACCAGCTGACGAATTTGCCGCGCGGCACATTAATGCGGCTAATGGTCAAAGTTTTATGCCTGGCTTCAGCTTTATAATGTGCAACACTTGAGGCATTCGCGCTCAAAGTGCCACACAGCAGTTGGcagtgagagacagagagagagggagggagaaagAGGGAGTAGGCAACATGCCTCGCTTTAAtacgcatttcatttaaagtgcGACAAGCGTTTGCCAAGCTGTTATAAAAGTGTGCTACAAGCCACAAGCATTGAAGAGCGAGgcgaaagagagagtgtgagaggaCATTCGAAAAGTGAAGAGAAACCCGAGTGTGAGTGAGGAAGTCTAAGAGAgacacagagcgagagagagagcaactgccagagcgagagagcaagcgAGTCGCTTATCAGGCAAAGAACCAATGTTGACAATGCTGACCTGTCCAaggcgcaacagcaacagcgccCCAAAGTCTGTCAAGCCCAAGGGAAAtgggtttgtgtgtgtgtgtgtctctatctatgtgtgtgtgtgtgttgctaaTAGCGGCATCTTGAAAGAGCAAAGGCAAGCGCCCAAACGACACGAATTTCGAAAGGCTTTTTCGAGTCGTCGTCACTCGTGGCAATCGAGGCATCGAGGCATCGAGGAGCAGCATTCGGCTCGGCTGCTGTCGGTTGTCGGCTGTCGGCTGAGGCAGCTCTTGTCGGTTAGTTGGCCAGACTGATTCGACAGTTGGTTATGAAATCTGAACGTGTTCGCACGTGCCGCACGGagcacgcagcagcagccaaccagccattaaaatcaaaatcaagcAAACATCacaaactctctctctcagtctctcccacaaccacaacaacaacaataacaacaacaaaattcagcaaacaaaaaacaataagctCGAACAACattaatcaaaattcaaaaccAATAaccgaaaaataaatactttgacTAACCaaaaaaattctcaaaatcaaaaccaataaaataacaaaaccaaaatatatatactcaaAAGTGTTTCGACAAACAAATTTCTGTGTGTTTTCAAAATTATCAGTTTCTCAGTTTCATCGAAAACTCAAATCACAAATCAAGAATCAACTTCGAATATCAACTCCATCACGCTGCGtgcaatgtttttttgttgtctcaATACAATCAATCtagtattttattcaaaataaaccgTCGGCAATTAaacacacttttttttatcgtGTTTGGTTAGTTTGGttgaggttttttttttgtttttgttcttttttttttgcttcaatatatatatatattgataagtGTAAATGtgcatataatttatataaatattgaaataataagccgcaaaagaaatagaataaaaaatctaaaaagtaaaattgaaattgtccGCGACTATAAAGTGcgaaaagcgaaagcgaaaagcaaaaggaaacaaaGTTTGAGAAAAGAGATCAATGCAAACTCGAGTAAAATTCCAAAGCGCGCAATGTAAGTATTCAAAAGtgttaacaatttatttttactatgCTAAATGAAACACCACTTAAGCGAATGAAAATTTCCTTGAATGAACTGTGAcagtgtttcttttttattttggcagagtgcttaattattttgaagtgagttatttaaatttttgcacaAGAGTGTGTCAAAAGTTGTGCAAAGCACTTGCTAATGTGTTGAAGTGTGTTCTCTTCTCTTGTATTTGCTTAAAGTTAAGTAATGTATGCTAATGCTTCTATGCGAAGTACAAGAAGAAACAAGAAGCAAGAAGCGATGTCAAAgaagtttatttcatttggaGAGTGCGGGGTAGGAAATAGATGCGTAGACAGAAACAAATAGTCAATATCGATAAGCAGGGAGGGGCAGATAAATCTCCAAGCGGGAATGTTCTTAATATGGCTTTTAGTTGCTTTCCTTGTTCCCCAGTTGttgtttcagttgttgttgttgatgctgcgtTGCTTCGTTGCTGCTTCGTGGCTCTGACAGTTGTGCCATGTGCTCAAGttaattattatcaattaataGCTAATCACGATAAATGTGCATGAAAACGGGGCCAGCGAATGGGgattaagtgtgtgtgcggcgGGGGAGGGCGGCGAATGGAGAAGGAAATGGCGTTGGGCAGATGGCAACTGTAATTGAGTAAGAGTAGGGGTGGAGGGGGGCAAGGAATGTGAGGAGGTTTATGTGGTGCTCGCTGGCACGCAACAAATGGCCATGACAGCAATAGGACATGGTGTCCCGCCAGCATATATCCTGTTGATTTGtcacacgcggcgtatgagcGACGTCATGCCTTTGCCTGTGCCTTTgccttggcttggcttggcttggcctGGCAATTAAAAACGCGCATACGCACAGTGCGACGCACGAATATGAATGAcagaaagcaacaaaatagaacagcatcaaaaaaaaaaaaataaaagatgcAAACAAAGCGAATCAGCAGCCACTTGGGCGCGTAACAAGtgattgtatgtatgtgttacGACATCAACAAAGTTTCGTGTCAACTCCATCAGTTATCATTTTTGTCAGCTGCAAAGTCAGACACTTTCATTTGATTAGCACACTTTGTTTTCAACTTGAACTAAAAATCACTTTAGTGTGCTTTTCGAGCTGCGTCAACTGCAAAGCATTTGCTAAGGCTCCATCAATTTCGAAtccaaacaaaacgaaaaaagcaaGTAATATTTCAAAGCATTTGCTAGGGCTCCAtccaaacaaaacgaaaaaagcaaGTAATATTTCCCCAAAGATAAAGCCATAGATCAGCCATCTAGCTTAATTAACAGGTGACAAGGCAAGCGACAATGGCAAACATTTCCGTGGTGCGTATCAAGTGCGAGCTGGTCAAATTGCTGCAGAGCGAGGAAGCTCGTCAGGGTTGGATCAAAATCGAGCTGGTCAACGGAAGCTGGACCGAATTGCGTGCTGAGATAATTGGTCCTAAGGACACGCCCTACGAGGGCGGCCGGTTTGCGCTGGAGATCAAAGTACCGGATGACTATCCGTTTGAGCCGCCAAAAGTGCGTTTCACCACATGTATTTGGTATCCGAATATATCGTTCGTATCTGGCATGATCTGTCAGGACAAACTGAAGTTCAGTTGGTCAGCGGCGATAACATTGCGCACAACATTGCTATCGCTTCAGGCGCTGCTATCTGCTCCCGAGCCGAACGAGCCACAGAACATTGTGGCGTCCACGCAGTATAAGGAAAAGCATGATTTATTTATCGTCACGGCAAAGCATTGGACTGCAGCCTATGCCGGGGGTTCTTTCAGTTCTGCCGACTGCGATGCCAAGATCCAGCGGTGTCGATGAGAAAGTGGCGCGCACTGTACTCTCCATACATAAGAGGGTTGTGCCGTCATTAGATCTCTTTCgctacataaaaaatatacaaagtatAGTATTCACTCACGTAACCTAATCCAAATAATATGTAACATTTACCTATTTCCATTTGTTATTCAGTTGTGCTTCttcaacattttgaattttgtaaaattgaatttcaacgAACTCTCCGAAATTTACATTCGCCTCACACTTAATGCAGATAACTAGCTTTAAATATCTTCTtcagaaaacacaaaacttaTAATGTTGCATaaccaaatataacaaagaCATGTGTTCATTGCCTTGCTGTTAGAAAATTGCAAGAACTTTGATTGATTTGGACGGAAGAAacttttatcaataaatttatttggtagaAGTTTGATTCAGTTGCAAAAAGGAAactattaacaataaattgaaatgctttaaaatgtattcGAGATATTATTCTATgcttataattaaaatcagTAGTCATCacattaaattaagaatattgtactgaaaatatttgcattcgAAATTCATtcgaaaaaaatacataattttgtattgCGTGTTGACAAGacttggtatttttgtttaacttcGATGCTGCAAGAGGTATTCAGCAATATCCAAATTCAACAGTTTGTCactatattcaatttaaaattaattaattaataacgtGTCGTATACTTGATGCGGCTGTTTTGCTCAGCTGCATGTGCAATAAGAACCAAAATCAAAAGTTTGGTTTTACAttatttcactttcatttttttcttctatttaaaattctttcaTCAAAGTAAATAATTGTACATTACGTACAAGGCgccgtatacttgatattgtTATTCCGCTGTGCagctacaaaaaatattttataataacaaaaatgaatagtttgtttttctatttataataataaataattttgtatcgCTCGCAGACGcagcgtatacttaatttttttttgtatttgctctGCAGCTATATTGATAATTGAACAGTATTGAAAAATCAACAGTTTGTcataacattatttaattagagctGAAAACTATTCTTCAAATTACATATTCTTGTTTTACACGCTAACAtcacgtatacttgatattgtTATACATTTgtgcaactgcaaaaaaaaacaaaaaaattaacaattagtCTTATGTTGATAGGGGACATTTTAGAATATTCGagtcatatttaaaatgtatcaaTTAAAACATGGCGTATACTTGATCCGGCTATTTCGCTCAGCTGCATATTCAGCAATAACCCACATCAACAGTTGGGTTTACATTATTACACTTTTATAATTTccttttatttaaagttcttTCATCAGagtaaattattttgctttgcgttctaacatggcgtatactttatatatttattctgtAGGAAATATTCAAAACTAACGAATATTAGTTTGTTAATACATTAATTTGAGAAATACTagagtttattaattttttaataatgaaattgaatatttgaaattaatatacaattttttgtcGTATACTTGATAAATTGGTTTTCCGCTTAAAAATCAATTGGAAGTGGACCTCGATAATTGCTTTTAAGCTGTGCTGTCGCAGAAAGTCCtttaataaaacaagttaaatGCTGCGTTAAGATTTCCCTTCACTGTGTGAGTTTTAAGCTgcatctgcagctgcagctgttgagTTGTTGTGCGGTCCATGTgcataacatttaattaactaattgaTTATAAACTTTGGCAACGCTCTgctctgtctgactgtctccGCTGACAGACGTACTGATTGCATTGGAGactgcagctgaagctgagatGATTCCCttgcagatacagatgcagctatagatacagatacagatgcagatacagatacatttacagcTTCAGTCTGTGTGCATCAAAGTcactagcagcagcagctgctggatGTTTGGGGAATCAAGCGAGCAAAGGGAAACGAAAGAGCGACGAACGTTTGGCATTggtaaaacaaataacaaaaaaatgaaaaagaaaaacagaggAAAAACCTGAAAACAATCGCCCTGCGTTCGCTCAGTCCTTGCGTCAATAAAggacattttattatttttgctcgACTGTTTGCAACGTTCGTcgtttcgctgctgctgcttcttcttcttctgctgctgcccagTTCCGTTCGTAAGTCCCTTTGCCATCCAGTTTGCCACTCTCccagttttcttttctttcgttgctgctgtttttttttttgtttttttttttttttgttttatcgtTTCACTTACAAAGCGTGGCGCATTTTACGCTGATTGCGCGCTCTCgcaaacattttgcttttggctgctgctgctgctcctgagGCTTCAGCTGCTGGGACTCCCCGCCAGGGGACCCGGATCGCATTGTGTGCTCGTatctgtcgctgtcgctgtcgctgtctccgGGTCCAGCCTCAGTCTGAGCCTTTGTTTTCCAgcccaagcacacacacacacacacacagaagaacGTAGTCAATGTGGCTGCTGGTTGCTCTGTC
Coding sequences:
- the LOC117572627 gene encoding ubiquitin-conjugating enzyme E2-22 kDa-like — its product is MANISVVRIKCELVKLLQSEEARQGWIKIELVNGSWTELRAEIIGPKDTPYEGGRFALEIKVPDDYPFEPPKVRFTTCIWYPNISFVSGMICQDKLKFSWSAAITLRTTLLSLQALLSAPEPNEPQNIVASTQYKEKHDLFIVTAKHWTAAYAGGSFSSADCDAKIQRCR